One Burkholderia thailandensis E264 genomic window carries:
- a CDS encoding aspartate aminotransferase family protein, translating into MEIRHGVNLARARALAARERDAFERAMPKSRALSAEAAQHLLFGVPLHWMRDWSTPFSLYVDHARGAHFTDVDGHRYADFCLGDTGAMFGHAPEPVARALADQAARGYTTMLPSADAAWVGAELARRFRLPYWQFALSASDANRFVLRWARAATGRKHIVVFNGCYHGTVDDVFVDLVDGRLVQRDSLLGQAHDLLAYTRVVEFNDLGTLEAALKDGDVACVLAEPALTNIGMVLPDPGFWREARALIRRYGTLLAIDETHTISSGPGGYAVANGLEPDLLVVGKPIGGGVPCAVYGFSAPFAERAQRAKASAPPGHSGIGTTLTANMLAMRAIRATLADVMTDAAYAHMFDLAARLAAGLEQAIARRGLPWCVTRIGARTEFQFAPTPPRNGTIAGMQLDGELEHIVHLYLLNRGVLITPFHNMMLVCPETTAEDVDRLTAAFEACIGEMA; encoded by the coding sequence TTGGAGATTCGCCACGGAGTGAACCTCGCGCGCGCCCGCGCGCTCGCCGCGCGCGAACGCGACGCGTTCGAGCGGGCGATGCCCAAATCGCGCGCGCTCTCGGCCGAAGCTGCGCAACACTTGCTGTTCGGCGTGCCGCTGCACTGGATGCGCGACTGGTCGACGCCGTTCTCGCTGTACGTCGATCACGCGCGCGGCGCGCATTTCACCGACGTCGACGGCCATCGCTACGCCGACTTCTGCCTCGGCGACACGGGCGCGATGTTCGGCCATGCGCCCGAACCCGTCGCGCGCGCGCTCGCAGACCAGGCGGCGCGCGGCTATACGACGATGCTGCCGAGCGCGGACGCCGCGTGGGTGGGCGCCGAGCTCGCACGCCGCTTCCGGCTGCCGTACTGGCAGTTCGCGCTGAGCGCGAGCGACGCGAACCGCTTCGTGCTGCGCTGGGCGCGCGCGGCGACGGGCCGCAAGCACATCGTCGTGTTCAACGGCTGCTATCACGGCACTGTCGACGACGTGTTCGTCGATCTCGTCGACGGCCGGCTGGTGCAGCGCGACAGCCTGCTCGGCCAGGCGCACGATCTGCTCGCGTACACGCGCGTCGTCGAGTTCAACGATCTCGGCACGCTCGAAGCGGCGCTGAAGGACGGCGACGTCGCATGCGTGCTCGCCGAGCCGGCGCTGACGAACATCGGCATGGTGTTGCCCGATCCCGGCTTCTGGCGCGAGGCGCGCGCGCTGATTCGCCGCTACGGCACACTGCTCGCGATCGACGAAACCCATACGATCAGCAGCGGCCCCGGCGGCTACGCGGTCGCGAACGGGCTCGAGCCGGATCTCCTCGTCGTCGGCAAGCCGATCGGCGGCGGCGTGCCGTGCGCGGTATACGGTTTCAGCGCGCCGTTCGCCGAGCGCGCGCAGCGTGCGAAGGCGAGCGCGCCGCCCGGCCACTCCGGCATCGGCACGACGCTGACCGCGAACATGCTCGCGATGCGCGCGATCCGCGCGACGCTCGCCGACGTGATGACGGACGCCGCGTACGCACACATGTTCGATCTCGCCGCGCGGCTCGCCGCCGGGCTCGAACAGGCGATCGCGCGGCGCGGGCTGCCGTGGTGCGTCACGCGCATCGGCGCGCGCACCGAATTCCAGTTCGCGCCGACGCCGCCTCGCAACGGCACGATCGCCGGCATGCAGCTCGACGGCGAGCTCGAGCACATCGTGCATCTGTATCTGCTGAACCGCGGCGTGCTGATCACACCGTTCCACAACATGATGCTCGTGTGCCCGGAGACGACGGCGGAAGACGTCGATCGGCTGACCGCCGCGTTCGAAGCGTGCATCGGCGAGATGGCCTGA
- a CDS encoding transcriptional regulator produces MPTLEEKAAFAERLKFALQRSPEKISGATALALRFNLRHRGEHPISPQTAHKWLTGRTIPTPDKLRTLADWLRVDLHWLHYGPPPGAPGGKTPAPPRHDEKYAPTQETIELASKIEALSPHHRYLMQELIEHFYGDPPKPR; encoded by the coding sequence ATGCCGACGCTCGAAGAAAAAGCGGCGTTCGCAGAACGCCTGAAATTCGCCTTGCAGCGCAGCCCGGAGAAAATCTCCGGCGCGACCGCTCTCGCACTGCGCTTCAATCTGCGGCATCGCGGCGAACATCCGATTTCACCGCAGACCGCGCACAAATGGCTGACGGGCCGCACGATCCCGACGCCCGACAAGCTGCGCACGCTCGCCGACTGGCTGCGCGTCGACCTGCACTGGCTCCATTACGGCCCGCCGCCCGGCGCGCCCGGCGGCAAAACGCCAGCGCCGCCGCGACACGACGAGAAATACGCGCCGACGCAGGAGACGATTGAGCTGGCGTCGAAAATCGAGGCGCTTTCGCCGCATCATCGCTATCTGATGCAGGAATTGATCGAGCATTTCTACGGCGATCCGCCGAAGCCGCGCTGA
- a CDS encoding YbdD/YjiX family protein: MFSDLGGELRTAGRYLGQALRLMVGLPDYDGYVAHMRATHPDRPVMTYEAFFRERQNARYGSGAGKCC, encoded by the coding sequence ATGTTCTCCGATCTCGGCGGCGAATTGCGCACCGCGGGCCGCTATCTGGGGCAGGCGCTGCGGTTGATGGTCGGCCTGCCCGACTACGACGGCTATGTCGCGCACATGCGCGCGACGCATCCCGATCGCCCGGTGATGACGTACGAGGCGTTCTTCCGCGAACGGCAGAACGCGCGATACGGCTCGGGTGCGGGGAAGTGCTGCTGA
- a CDS encoding carbon starvation CstA family protein encodes MNRASGYLIWIAVALLGAFAFGTIALAHGERVSALWIVIAAVCVYLIAYRFYSRFIASKVVQLDGLRMTPAVKYNDGLDYVPTNKYVLFGHHFAAIAGAGPLVGPVLAAQMGYTPGMLWILAGVVFAGAVQDFIVLFISTRRDGRSLGDLVKMELGTVPGVIALFGAFLIMVIILAVLALIVVKALTNSPWGTFTVAATIPIALFMGIYTRYIRPGRIGEVSIIGFVLLMASIAYGQHVHDSPALAAWFTFSGTQLTWILIGYGFVASVLPVWLLLAPRDYLSTFLKIGTIVGLAIGILIVAPELKMPALTKFVDGTGPVWSGNLFPFLFITIACGAVSGFHSLISSGTTPKLLDNETNARFIGYGAMLMESFVAIMALVAACVIEPGVYFAMNAPAAVLGTTPEAVAHTVTQWGFMLTPDMLTQTAKAVGETTIIARAGGAPTLAVGMAQILHQVIGGEAMMAFWYHFAILFEALFILTAVDAGTRAGRFMLQDLLGTFHPALKRTESLPANLTATALCVAAWGYFLYQGVVDPLGGINTLWPLFGISNQMLAAIALVLGTVVLFKMKRERYAWVTIVPTAWLLICTLTAGWQKVFDSNPKVSFLAHAAKLQAAAADGKVLAPAKSIAQMQRIIFNDYVDAALSALFILVVVSIAVYGVIAVARARRAAQPTSRETPYEQMPAAQALGSGR; translated from the coding sequence ATGAATCGGGCTTCCGGTTATTTGATCTGGATCGCGGTCGCGCTGCTCGGCGCGTTCGCGTTCGGCACGATCGCGCTCGCGCACGGCGAGCGGGTCAGCGCGCTGTGGATCGTGATCGCCGCCGTTTGCGTGTATTTGATCGCATACCGCTTCTACAGCCGCTTCATCGCGAGCAAGGTCGTCCAGCTCGACGGCCTGCGGATGACGCCCGCCGTCAAGTACAACGACGGCCTCGATTACGTGCCGACCAACAAGTACGTGCTGTTCGGCCATCACTTCGCCGCGATCGCAGGCGCCGGCCCGCTCGTCGGCCCGGTGCTCGCCGCGCAGATGGGCTACACGCCTGGCATGCTGTGGATTCTCGCGGGCGTCGTGTTCGCGGGCGCGGTGCAGGACTTCATCGTGCTGTTCATCTCGACGCGCCGCGACGGCCGCTCGCTCGGCGATCTCGTCAAGATGGAGCTCGGCACGGTGCCGGGCGTGATCGCGCTGTTCGGCGCGTTCCTGATCATGGTGATCATTCTCGCGGTGCTCGCGCTGATCGTCGTGAAGGCGCTGACGAACTCGCCGTGGGGCACGTTCACCGTCGCCGCGACGATTCCGATCGCGCTGTTCATGGGCATCTACACGCGCTACATCCGCCCGGGCCGGATCGGCGAAGTGTCGATCATCGGCTTCGTGCTGCTGATGGCGTCGATCGCGTACGGCCAGCACGTGCACGATTCGCCCGCGCTCGCCGCGTGGTTCACGTTCAGCGGCACGCAGCTCACGTGGATCCTGATCGGCTACGGCTTCGTCGCGTCGGTGCTGCCGGTGTGGCTGCTGCTCGCGCCGCGCGACTATCTGTCGACGTTCCTGAAGATCGGCACGATCGTCGGCCTCGCGATCGGCATCCTGATCGTCGCGCCGGAGCTGAAGATGCCGGCGCTCACGAAGTTCGTCGACGGCACGGGCCCGGTCTGGTCGGGCAACCTGTTTCCGTTCCTGTTCATCACGATCGCGTGCGGCGCGGTGTCGGGCTTTCATTCGCTGATCTCGTCGGGCACGACGCCGAAGCTGCTCGACAACGAAACCAACGCGCGCTTCATCGGCTACGGCGCGATGCTGATGGAATCGTTCGTCGCGATCATGGCGCTCGTCGCCGCGTGCGTGATCGAGCCGGGCGTCTACTTCGCGATGAACGCGCCCGCCGCCGTGCTCGGCACGACGCCGGAAGCGGTCGCGCATACCGTCACGCAGTGGGGCTTCATGCTGACGCCCGACATGCTCACGCAGACCGCGAAGGCGGTCGGCGAGACGACGATCATCGCGCGCGCCGGCGGCGCGCCGACGCTCGCGGTCGGCATGGCGCAGATCCTGCACCAGGTGATCGGCGGCGAGGCGATGATGGCGTTCTGGTATCACTTCGCGATCCTGTTCGAGGCGCTGTTCATCCTGACCGCGGTCGACGCGGGCACGCGCGCCGGCCGCTTCATGCTGCAGGACCTGCTCGGCACGTTCCATCCGGCGCTCAAGCGCACCGAATCGCTGCCGGCGAACCTGACCGCGACCGCGCTGTGCGTGGCTGCCTGGGGCTACTTCCTGTATCAGGGCGTGGTCGATCCGCTCGGCGGCATCAACACGCTGTGGCCGTTGTTCGGCATCTCGAACCAGATGCTCGCCGCGATCGCGCTGGTGCTCGGCACCGTCGTGCTGTTCAAGATGAAGCGCGAGCGCTATGCATGGGTGACGATCGTGCCGACCGCGTGGCTGCTGATCTGCACGCTGACGGCCGGCTGGCAGAAGGTGTTCGATTCGAATCCGAAGGTCAGTTTCCTCGCGCACGCGGCGAAGCTGCAGGCGGCCGCCGCCGACGGCAAGGTGCTCGCGCCCGCGAAGTCGATCGCGCAGATGCAGCGGATCATCTTCAACGACTACGTGGACGCGGCGCTGTCGGCGCTGTTCATTCTGGTCGTCGTGAGCATTGCGGTGTACGGCGTGATCGCGGTCGCGCGCGCGCGGCGCGCCGCGCAGCCGACGTCGCGCGAGACGCCGTACGAGCAGATGCCGGCCGCGCAGGCGCTCGGCAGCGGACGCTAA